The nucleotide sequence AACGATGCCTATTTTCCAACCCTTCGAGTTGACGAACGAGAACGACGGCATTATTGAAAAGTACCGCTTCGAACGGTCCCCACTCTATGTGGAGATTACCACAGCCGAGGGAGAGGCCTTCAGGCTAATGGGGCTTCATTTGAAAAGTAAAGGTATATTCAATGCCTACGAATGGAGCAAATGGTGGGCCGTTTCTGATGGGAATCGTAAGAAACTGCAGGCCCAGGCCACACAAATTCGGGTGCAATTCCTGGATAAGTACCTGGGCGATCCTACTACACAGCGTATCCCGATTATCGTGTGCGGCGACATCAACGATGGGCCAGGAATGGATGCAAGCGAAAAGCGATTGTTGGGAAGTGCCATCGAGCGGCTGATGGGAAATGTGTGGCGCCCCTTCCTGAGCCTGGGCAATGCACTTTTCGACACACTTTCCGAGAAGGATCAGGCAAATCTGAATTTTGAAAAAATCTACACTACTTCGTTTAAGGATCCCATTTTTAACAATGTTTGGCAAAACGAATGGATCGACCACATCCTGTATAGTTATAATCGACCTGAATGGGTGGCAAACGCCATGGTAATTAAGGATATGCCCGACGGTCAGAAAATCTGGAGTAAATATCCGCATGCCTCGGATCACTACCCGGTCACGGCGGACATTGAATTGGCATGAGTTCGATAGGGTACCTGGTAGGAGCCTCCGAACTGGTACCCTTGACCCCGGTAATGAATCCGACAAAGTTTTTCTCCGTATATTTAAGGAGTTTTTGCCAATACAGTTTCGCGCACGATCCATGTCATTGAATACGGGCGATATTATCGAAGGAATCTACCAGCTTGAAGAAAAGGTGTTCGTGGGAGAGCAGGGGCAGTGTAGCCGTTGGCTGGCCGATGATATTACTTCGTATCGGCGGAGTGAAGTGCTTATAGACACCATACCTGCCGACTACGTAGCCGACTTGCATTGGAAAGCTGACAAACTGAACGTACGTCTGGCGGGTCAGTCGGCCGACTGCGACTGCCGCTACATAGTGTGGGATCAAAATCCGACCCCGACCCCGATTGTCAGGTATGAACCTTCCCACCTAAGCAACCCGATACGAAAGCGTCTCGCCAGCTTAATAGATTCGCTGCCGGTAGGGGTACATGAAACCCTTGTAGCTCAGGATTTTCCCGAGTATTGGCATGACGGAACGAATGGAATATTAATTTTTTATCGGAAGGTGGTTGCTACACTCCCTTCCAGCCAAACTGTACGTGAAATTAAAGAGCACTGGAAACAGGCGCTTTTTGCCCGGAGTATGGCCGAACCCATTCCGGAGATTCCTCCTGAAAAAGCGATGCCTTCTCCTTCGAATTGGCCCATATTTTTATCCGTTATTGGGGTACTACTGGCCCTGAGTGTGTATTCTTTGCGGTCGCAGATGGGGCCTGATCCCGTTGCATCGCAGTCAGCCTCTCAGTTGACGGCTTTCAGACGGGCTTTTGAGCAAGGCATTGTGTACGAGAAAAAAGGTGCTTATCCAGAGGCCGTTGAGAGTTTTGAAACTGCGGTTCGGGAGGCACCCGCTTCTGAAACGATTGACGCCCGCCTGGATAGCTTGGCACAAGCCTATGCAACGTACGCTCAGGCCGAATGCACCCGGTACCACGGAGCAGGTAGTGAGCAGCTCTATTTTATTCCCAACCAGTACTATCATTACGCAGCCATTCTCTCGCGTAACCACACCATTCATACATGCGAGTAAAACATTTATTCATCTGTTTGTTACTATTCATTTCTTCGAGCAAGGGGTGGTGCCAGCTATTCCAAAACCGAAATCTGTACGATATCTGGATTACCGCCGAACAATATGCCGATGCAGGGAAATTCAATGAAGCGATAAAGCTGTACGAAGCCGCACCTCAAGTACCTGAATTTGCCCGGCAACTTAAAATAACCAGGCAACTTCAAACAGTTTTTCAGACGGGCGAGCGGCTTTACCGGGCAAAAAAGTATGCGGAGGCGCTTGAGGCATATAGTAAATACCGCGAGATTGCTCCCAATCTGCACACAGCCATTCTTGACGCCCGCATCCAAACCTGTTTGCAGCAATTAGACAAGGTACTGGTAAAGAAAATTGCGGAAAGTACCCGGGTGGTAGCGGGTTTCGAATATGCCTACAAGGGAGACACCAAATTGCTGGAACTGGATACTCTGGCTGCATTGGGTTATTATAATAAGGCGCGGCAACTGGGAGGAAACCTAAACCAAACTCTGCGGGAACAATACCTGGCCGGATTGCAATCGGTAAAGGCCCTGCGCAAATGGGGAGAAGATTACCGTCGCATAGCGGTTACAGAGGATAAAGCCCTTACCCTGGATATACTTAGGAAGTATCGTTCCGCTTCCAAATACATTATCAGTACACTGGAATACGAAATAAAAAGCGCCGAGGAAGGTCAGAGGGCGATTCTAGGATCCCGTTCTCAGGGAAATCCGACTGAACGTATGAATCAGTACGCGCAGGATTGTCGAATTGAGGATCTGGCTTATTTCGTTAAGAACAATTCTTCCTTCATTCCACAAGCTGTAAGTACCTCTCGCTTAGTGGACGAGTACCGGGCCATTGAGGGCGACATTGCTCGCTTGTTAAAAGATCCGGGAAACGGACCTTTTTTGGAGAGTGCCTACCGCAACCTGATCGAAAAAGCGGGACAGATTCCAAGTGTGGGCGGAACTATCCAGCTCTGTGCCAAAAAGCTCTATTTTGAATACTTGTATGGCCAGGCG is from Salmonirosea aquatica and encodes:
- a CDS encoding endonuclease/exonuclease/phosphatase family protein — translated: MAKLKLLLWNMEWMNDLFDQNGDFHPDTHKPQHAQSTTVRTRRNHLSGVINEIAPDIVVVVEGPNREKELKLFFESDVNGEWEVKLQPTSGSSQCVGCAVRTDLSRFHDQHPVRFFDTQTMPIFQPFELTNENDGIIEKYRFERSPLYVEITTAEGEAFRLMGLHLKSKGIFNAYEWSKWWAVSDGNRKKLQAQATQIRVQFLDKYLGDPTTQRIPIIVCGDINDGPGMDASEKRLLGSAIERLMGNVWRPFLSLGNALFDTLSEKDQANLNFEKIYTTSFKDPIFNNVWQNEWIDHILYSYNRPEWVANAMVIKDMPDGQKIWSKYPHASDHYPVTADIELA